A stretch of Myceligenerans xiligouense DNA encodes these proteins:
- a CDS encoding DUF4397 domain-containing protein: MKQTTRRRAPLVGAATIAALGLAVTGSASSAWADSHDATLSVLHGVPDTTVDVWVDGELTVDDFEPGDMAGPLELPAGTYSVAITAADAEDASDPVIGPVDLTLDAGGNYTAVAHLDAGGAPTATLFMNDLSETAAGEGRLTVRHVAAAPAVDVLAGGEPVITGLENPDEALLDLPAGTVSASVAAAGTTEPVLGPADVEIADGVNTIVYAWGSLDDDTLALATQTIDGLHSAPGGVPAGTSGMAADATPNAMVSTVAVVAGLLLAGLAVAAATRKLAGAHRGSVREQAPTSPSTRRR, encoded by the coding sequence ATGAAACAGACAACACGACGCCGTGCCCCGCTGGTGGGTGCCGCGACGATCGCAGCACTCGGCCTGGCGGTGACCGGATCGGCCTCGTCGGCCTGGGCCGACTCGCACGACGCCACCCTGTCCGTCCTGCACGGAGTGCCGGACACGACGGTCGACGTCTGGGTGGACGGCGAGCTCACCGTCGACGACTTCGAGCCCGGCGACATGGCGGGCCCCCTCGAACTGCCGGCGGGCACCTACAGCGTGGCCATCACCGCCGCCGACGCGGAGGACGCCTCGGATCCGGTGATCGGCCCGGTCGACCTCACACTCGACGCCGGCGGCAACTACACCGCCGTCGCACACCTGGACGCGGGCGGCGCGCCGACGGCCACGCTGTTCATGAACGACCTCTCCGAGACCGCGGCAGGCGAGGGCCGGCTGACGGTGCGTCACGTCGCGGCGGCACCGGCCGTCGACGTCCTGGCCGGTGGTGAGCCCGTGATCACCGGGCTGGAGAATCCGGACGAGGCCCTTCTCGACCTGCCGGCGGGCACCGTGTCGGCCTCGGTCGCGGCGGCGGGCACCACGGAACCGGTCCTCGGCCCGGCCGACGTCGAGATCGCCGACGGCGTCAACACCATCGTCTACGCCTGGGGGAGCCTGGACGACGACACCCTGGCACTGGCGACGCAGACGATCGACGGACTCCACTCCGCGCCCGGTGGGGTGCCTGCCGGCACCTCGGGCATGGCAGCCGACGCAACGCCGAACGCGATGGTCAGCACGGTCGCGGTCGTGGCGGGCCTGCTCCTGGCCGGCCTGGCGGTCGCCGCGGCGACCAGGAAGCTGGCCGGCGCACACCGCGGGTCCGTGCGGGAGCAGGCTCCCACCTCGCCCAGCACACGGCGTCGATGA
- a CDS encoding response regulator transcription factor — MDLDLLTDRERDVALAVAEGMGNSEIARELYLSPSTVKSHLSSALTKFGLTNRTQLAIAVHEANRRG; from the coding sequence CTGGACCTGGACCTTCTGACGGACCGCGAGCGCGACGTCGCCCTGGCCGTGGCCGAGGGCATGGGCAACTCGGAGATCGCGCGGGAGCTGTACCTCTCCCCGAGCACCGTGAAGTCTCACCTTTCGAGCGCGCTGACGAAGTTCGGCCTGACGAACCGCACCCAGTTGGCCATAGCGGTCCACGAGGCGAACCGCCGCGGCTGA
- a CDS encoding DNA-processing protein DprA gives MTDRRDEIAALLVLLRERKSTWGRIASQVAFEGSALSLRTATEGDGALFDLPADEARIDEARTDVQAWESQGLQIVTVLDARYPQRLLDIRETPPFLFYAGDLRSDDAGMSLVGSRNTSPDGLRLAGDIARFLVDQGMTVISGLAAGVDTAAHRAALDAGGRTVAFIGTGITRAYPAANADLQQEVAERGLVLSQFYPEAPPTKQSFPMRNASMSGYGLATIVVEAGEHSGTRIQARLAGEHGRPVILTEKVASTTTWGSALRGQPGVYIVESMDDLAAAVREIQEQPRRVDEALAALMSA, from the coding sequence ATGACCGACCGCCGCGACGAGATTGCCGCACTCCTGGTCCTCCTGCGTGAGCGGAAGTCGACCTGGGGGCGGATCGCGTCGCAGGTCGCGTTCGAGGGAAGTGCGCTCTCGCTACGGACTGCCACAGAGGGCGACGGGGCGCTCTTCGACCTTCCGGCCGATGAAGCTCGGATCGACGAGGCGAGGACGGATGTGCAGGCCTGGGAGTCGCAGGGCCTGCAGATCGTGACGGTGCTTGACGCGCGGTACCCGCAGCGGCTCCTGGATATCAGGGAGACACCCCCGTTCCTGTTCTATGCCGGAGACCTGCGGTCGGATGACGCGGGGATGTCGCTCGTCGGCTCGCGGAACACGTCGCCGGACGGGTTGCGCCTGGCTGGGGACATCGCTCGATTCTTGGTCGATCAGGGTATGACCGTGATCAGCGGCCTGGCGGCAGGGGTTGACACGGCCGCTCATCGGGCGGCGCTCGATGCGGGCGGCAGGACTGTGGCGTTCATCGGGACAGGCATCACGCGGGCCTACCCGGCAGCCAACGCCGACCTGCAGCAGGAAGTTGCCGAGCGCGGGCTGGTGCTCTCACAGTTCTATCCGGAGGCGCCGCCGACCAAGCAGTCGTTCCCGATGCGGAACGCGTCGATGTCGGGCTACGGGCTGGCGACGATCGTGGTCGAGGCAGGTGAACACAGTGGGACGCGCATCCAGGCCAGACTGGCCGGCGAGCACGGGCGGCCGGTGATCCTCACCGAGAAGGTGGCATCCACGACGACATGGGGCAGCGCGCTACGTGGTCAGCCCGGCGTATACATCGTGGAGTCGATGGACGATCTGGCGGCTGCGGTACGAGAGATTCAGGAGCAGCCGCGCAGGGTTGATGAGGCGCTCGCCGCCCTGATGAGTGCGTGA
- a CDS encoding sensor histidine kinase: MVTSDADTGREPAGRPPVLERPEASGRPSAPAPARLRAAVARLGRLHAQRTTGEWVADSLQVSIALLVWWFYGFATFDTYAAIPDWYWPLDRALGLVACLALWWARFRPVTVALVVLVPAAAATSAGFAAVATVYRLGSHAPPHVAVGMTAVYLAAGMPYHAVFPLPGMTWPWYVAMMVLLHLVALSFGLLARSRRLALDRIRADATRERELFEARIAGARRDERERVAREMHDVLAHRVSLVSVHAGALEYRLDAATGATATGTRTGSGTGRGTGTDGGSGTGTRAGTGTGTAETVAGPTTTARPGSVTTPTIPSARPAPSPPRPAPPSAVEIREAVSVIRQNAHLAVEELRHVLAVLRADDTDNDAIDPDHPQPRLTDLTRLVDEARGAGQRVTTHVDLGSSTLPDTIQRTAFRVVQEGLTNARKHAPQAHVHVEVVADDDGVRLTVANPLPVGVGPGEIPGAGAGLTGLDERVRLDGGTIEHGVHDGDFRLTARLRVRP; the protein is encoded by the coding sequence CGAAGCGTCCGGCCGACCCTCCGCACCCGCACCCGCACGGCTCCGCGCCGCCGTCGCCCGGCTCGGCAGGCTCCACGCCCAGCGCACCACCGGTGAATGGGTCGCGGACAGCCTCCAGGTCTCGATCGCGCTGCTGGTGTGGTGGTTCTACGGGTTCGCCACGTTCGACACCTACGCCGCCATCCCTGACTGGTACTGGCCGCTGGACCGCGCCCTAGGCCTCGTCGCATGCCTCGCGCTGTGGTGGGCACGGTTCCGGCCGGTCACGGTCGCGCTCGTCGTGCTCGTACCGGCCGCCGCCGCGACGAGTGCGGGATTCGCGGCGGTCGCCACGGTCTACCGGCTGGGCTCGCACGCGCCGCCTCACGTGGCGGTCGGGATGACCGCCGTGTACCTGGCTGCCGGGATGCCCTACCACGCGGTCTTCCCCCTGCCGGGGATGACCTGGCCCTGGTATGTGGCGATGATGGTGCTGCTGCATCTGGTGGCCCTCAGCTTCGGCCTGCTGGCGCGCTCGCGCCGTCTCGCGCTCGACCGCATCCGCGCCGACGCGACCCGCGAACGGGAGCTGTTCGAGGCCAGGATCGCCGGCGCCCGCCGGGACGAGCGCGAACGCGTGGCCCGTGAGATGCACGACGTGCTCGCCCATCGCGTCTCCCTCGTGTCGGTGCACGCGGGCGCTCTGGAGTACCGGCTCGACGCGGCGACCGGCGCGACGGCCACCGGCACCAGAACCGGCAGCGGCACGGGCAGGGGCACCGGCACCGACGGCGGCAGCGGCACCGGGACCAGGGCCGGGACCGGGACCGGGACCGCGGAGACCGTCGCGGGCCCGACCACGACAGCCCGCCCTGGCAGCGTGACGACCCCGACGATCCCGTCGGCTCGCCCGGCGCCGTCGCCGCCCCGCCCCGCCCCGCCGTCGGCCGTCGAGATCCGCGAGGCGGTCTCGGTGATCCGCCAGAACGCGCACCTGGCCGTCGAGGAACTGCGCCACGTGCTGGCCGTACTGCGTGCCGACGACACGGACAACGACGCGATCGACCCGGACCACCCCCAGCCTCGGCTGACCGACCTCACCCGGCTCGTCGACGAGGCACGCGGCGCCGGGCAGCGCGTGACCACCCACGTGGACCTCGGCTCCTCGACCCTGCCCGACACCATCCAGCGCACCGCGTTCCGCGTGGTCCAGGAGGGCCTCACCAACGCCCGCAAGCACGCCCCGCAGGCACACGTGCACGTCGAGGTCGTGGCCGACGACGACGGCGTGCGCCTCACGGTCGCCAACCCCCTGCCCGTCGGCGTCGGACCCGGCGAGATCCCCGGCGCGGGCGCCGGCCTGACCGGGCTCGACGAGCGCGTGCGGCTGGACGGCGGAACCATCGAGCACGGCGTGCACGACGGCGACTTCCGGCTCACCGCCCGGCTCCGGGTGCGGCCATGA